TAGGTGGTTTTGTTTTAGCTTTCTGGATAAATGTTTTATGGAGTATAGCCTCACAGCTATACTGGGAAAAACTTTCAGGTAATTTAAGATACTTTATAATAGCACCTTGTTCAAAAATGTCAATTTTAATTGGAATGTCAATAGGTGGAATTTATATGATTTTATTCAGATCTATATTTATTCTTTTTACTGCTTTTATAATTTTTAAAACACCATTAAAACTTTTTAATCCTTTTCTTGCAATTTTAACATTTTTTATTACTCTTTTTGGACTCTATGGGCTTGGTATGTCTTTTTCTTCTTTATATCTGCTATGGGGAAGGGAGGCTTGGCACTTATCTAATCTCTTTCAAGAGCCTGTTTATGCAATTTCTGGTTTATATTATCCGATAAAAGTTTTACCAATTTTTATTATTTTTGTAGCTTCTCTTATCCCCCTTACCCTTGGTCTTGATGCTATGAGGCATGCTTTTTTCGGAAAAGAAGCAGAGGGAATTTTAAACATTTATATTGAAATTTTAATACTTACAATTTTATCAGTGATTTTTCTTTTACTTTCTTACTATGCTTTAATAAAGATGGAAACAATAGCAAGAAAATGGGGAACACTTATTGAGAGATGGCAATAGTAAGATTTCTTTACTCTTCTTTTCTATTAGCTTTCAAGGTTGAATCAAACTGGACAAGACCTTTCTGGTTTTTCTTTTATCATGCAATAAGACCCTTTTCTACAGTTATTCTGGTTTTATTCATGTATAAGGCTATACTTGGTTTTGATTTTGAAAATCCCTATTTCCCCTTTTTATATACTGGAACGGTTTTCTGGACTTTTATTCAGAATTCAATATTTGGAATTTCATGGAGTATTCTCGGTGATAGGGAATTTT
This sequence is a window from candidate division WOR-3 bacterium. Protein-coding genes within it:
- a CDS encoding ABC transporter permease, whose product is MKKFKESLSINIRAILARAYVRIVATHREGSWIFLYGLTGLISIASYIFLYRNLGAKKVFEGFVIIGGFVLAFWINVLWSIASQLYWEKLSGNLRYFIIAPCSKMSILIGMSIGGIYMILFRSIFILFTAFIIFKTPLKLFNPFLAILTFFITLFGLYGLGMSFSSLYLLWGREAWHLSNLFQEPVYAISGLYYPIKVLPIFIIFVASLIPLTLGLDAMRHAFFGKEAEGILNIYIEILILTILSVIFLLLSYYALIKMETIARKWGTLIERWQ